Below is a window of Acidobacteriota bacterium DNA.
CCCGACGACATCGACTACATCTGCGCCCACGGCACCGGGACGCCCACCAACGACCGCATCGAGTCGCGGGCCGTCCACCGCGTCTTCGGGGAGCGGGCCCGCAAGCTGCCCATGAGTTCCATCAAGTCGATGATGGGGCACACCATGGGCGCCGCCAGCGCCATCGAGGCCGCCGCCTGCGCGCTGGCCATCCACACGGGGGAGGTGCCGCCCACCATCAACTTCCAGACTCCCGACCCGGACTGCCCCATCGACTGCGTCCCCAACACGGCCCGGCGGGTCAACCCCAAGGTGGTGCTCAACAATGCCTATGCCTTCGGCGGCACCAACGCTTCCCTCTGCCTGCGCCAGTGGGACCCTCCTTCGCGCAAGGAGGGCAGGCCCTCGATGAAGGCGGACTTGAGCGGGATCGCCGTCACGGGCATGGGCGTCATCACTCACGACTCCGATCTCGATCCTAAGGCGGTCTTGGGGGGCAAAGGCTTGAGGGTCCTCGACCGTCCGGCCCGGCTGCTGGCCTGCGCCGCCAAATTCGCCGTCGAGGACGCCCACTTAGGCGATCTGCTGGCCCAGGACCCCTCCTCCATCGGACTGGTCAACGGCACCCTGGTAGGCGGACTGCAAAGCATCGCCGACTTCGACAGGAGCATCCTGGAAGACTCGCCCCGCTTCGTCAATCCGGCGGCTTTCGCAGCCACCGTCATCAACGCCCCCGCCGGGCAGACGGCCATCAAGTTGGGATTGCAGGGGCTCAACTCCACCATCACCTCGGGCATGACGTCCTCGCTGACGGCCATCGCCTACGCGGCCCAGGCCCTGCGCGCCGGACGCGCCCGCGCCCTTCTGGCGGGAGGCACCGAGGAGGCCTCGACCTACGCCCAAGAAGCCCAGCGCCGCCTCACCCCAAACGGCCAAGGCGGGGGGGTCGCGGAAGGAGCCGCCATGCTGGCCCTGCAGCCGCTCTCGCAGTCCAAGCGCCCCCTGGCCATCATCGCCGGCTACGGACAATCCTGCGGCACTCCCGAAACCCCTTCGGTCGACCTGCTGGCACAGGCCGTCACCGGCGCCCTGCAAGAAGCGGGACTGGAGTCCGCCGACATTGATCTCATACTGGCCGTTCCGTCCAAGAGCTCAACTCTCAAGACCCAACTCACAAGCGCCCTGCGCTCCATCTTCCCCGACACCGACCTCCCCATCCAGTACCCGTCCCCCGACCCCGGCAACGCCCTGGGCGCCACCCCCGCCCTGGTCACCGCCCAAGCCGTCAAGCTGTTCTCCAGCGGTTCCTCGCCTAATCACATCCTAATCCCCCACCTAAC
It encodes the following:
- a CDS encoding beta-ketoacyl-[acyl-carrier-protein] synthase family protein, coding for MDHRRVVITGIGLVTPLGIGHEEVWDNLLKGACGTAPVRAFSTHDYPATMGGEVRGFDPVRYLRRQHPEQMGRASQMAVASALMALQDAELAQADDLYRPHRCGVVMGTTSGEPLIVEQYNDALKAGRVDAFADRLFTQYPCSTLAHRVADELLWTGGALTIPNACAAGNFAIGYARDLILGGRLDMALAGGSDAFSRIPYAGFGRLGAIAPDLCRPFDRDRQGMIPGEGAATLVLESGDSARRRGARIYAEVLACGASCDAHHMTAGHPDGDGAVRAIEAALLESGLDPDDIDYICAHGTGTPTNDRIESRAVHRVFGERARKLPMSSIKSMMGHTMGAASAIEAAACALAIHTGEVPPTINFQTPDPDCPIDCVPNTARRVNPKVVLNNAYAFGGTNASLCLRQWDPPSRKEGRPSMKADLSGIAVTGMGVITHDSDLDPKAVLGGKGLRVLDRPARLLACAAKFAVEDAHLGDLLAQDPSSIGLVNGTLVGGLQSIADFDRSILEDSPRFVNPAAFAATVINAPAGQTAIKLGLQGLNSTITSGMTSSLTAIAYAAQALRAGRARALLAGGTEEASTYAQEAQRRLTPNGQGGGVAEGAAMLALQPLSQSKRPLAIIAGYGQSCGTPETPSVDLLAQAVTGALQEAGLESADIDLILAVPSKSSTLKTQLTSALRSIFPDTDLPIQYPSPDPGNALGATPALVTAQAVKLFSSGSSPNHILIPHLTCDRQSAALILTRAKR